GGTGGAGAGTTCGGTGCGGCCAAAATCGGTGTTGCCACCCAAAGGGCCGACATTGGACGAGCGCCCCGGCGTCATCGAAATCGATCTTGCCAATGGTGTTCGCGTTCGAGTTGACGCGTTCGTCAACGAGAAGGCTTTGCGGCGTGTTCTTGCGGCGCTGAGTGAGGCGTCGTGATCCAGATTGCTGCAGGGACAAAGGTGTACCTGGCCTGCCGGCCGGTCGATATGCGCCGTGGGTTCGATGGTCTGTCGGCGGAGGTCGCCAACACACTGAATGCCGATCCCTATAGTGGCCATCTCTTCCTCTTTCGGGGGAAAAGAGGCGGCTATTTGAAGGCTCTTTATTGGGACGGAACTGGGATGTGCCTTTTTGCCAAGCGATTGGAGCATGGCAAGTTCGTTTGGCCGTCGATCGTCGATGGCGTTCTGCAGATGTCGGCAGCCCAACTTTCTCTGCTCGTTGAAGGGATGGACTGGCGGCGAACGCGGATGCCCGACGCTCTGCCGAAGCCGGCGATGGTGTAGTAACGCATTGTTTTTGCGAGCGAAACTCGTAGCAGGATAAGGCTCCTTGTGCTACAGAGACGCATGTCTCTTGTTGCTTCCGATCCGCTTGCCGAACTGGAGGAATTGCGTGCGTTGACCGCGCAGTTGCAGGCGGAGCTTTATGCCAAGAACCTCTATATCGAGAAGCTGAAGGCGCAGCTTGCGACGTTAAAGCGGGCCCGTTTTGGTCGTTCGTCTGAGAAACTCGATCGCCTGATCGAGCAACTCGAATTGACGATCACCGACCTGGAGGAAACTGAGGCGCAGGCCGGCGTCGAACAGAGACAAGACTGTTCATCGCTCTTGCCGCCCACCGTTGCCGCGAAGATGAAGTCGCCCCTGGGGCGCAAACCCTTACCGGCCCACTTGCCGAGCGAGACGATCACCCATCCACCGGTCTGTTCCTGTCCGAAGTGCGGCGGGACCGTCTTCAGCAAGATCGGCACGGATGAGCGCGAAGTACTGGAATATGTGCCTTCGCACTTCAAGCGGGTCGTGCATCTTCGGCCGAAGATGAGTTGCCGGGCCTGCGAGACGATCGTGCAGGCGCCAATGCCGTCGCTGCCGATCGAGCGCGGCCGGCCTGGCCCCAACCTGCTTGCCCACGTCCTGGTCTCCAAATATTGCGACCATCTTCCCTTGCATCGCCAAAGTGACATCTATGCTCGAGAAGGCATCGACCTCGATCGTTCGACGCTTGCCGGATGGGTCGGGGCGATGGCGGCGCTGCTCAAGATCCTGAGTGAAAGGATCGGTGCCCATGTCCGGGCAGGTGAAACGGTGCATGCCGATGACACACCCGTTCCGGTCCTTGATCCCGGACGCGGTAAGACTAAAACCGGCCGCCTTTGGACTGTGGTTCGAGACGAACGGCCGTGGGGATCGACCGTACCACCCGCCGCTTTCTATGCTTACTCCCCAGATCGCAAGGGAGAACGTGCCCATCAACTGCTGTCGGAGTGTCGCGGCTTTCTGCATGCAGATGCCTATGCTGGCTTCGATAAGCTTTATGAGGGCCATGAGCTCACGGGCCAGACACGGCTGACGCAAGTCATGTGTTGGGCACACGCCCGTCGCGATCTGTACAATGAGTTCCTTCGCAACCGCTCGCCGGCAGCCGAACAAGCTCTGAACCTGATATCGGATCTGTTTGCGATCGAGGCAGAGGTCAACGGCGCGTGTCCACAGATGCGGCTTGCCACGCGGCAGGCCCGGTCCGTCCCCGTGTTGGACGCGTTGAAACGCCATCTCGACGGCACGCTCGCCCGCATCAGCGGAAAGAGCGAGTTCGCCAAGGCGATCCGCTATATCACGTCCCGCTGGCAGGCATTTACCGTCTACGCGACTGACGGGCGCCTCGAAATGAGCAACAATGCCGCCGAGCGGGCAATCCGGCCTTTGGCCCTTGGAAGAAAGAACTATCTCTTCAGCGGCTCAGACGCCGGCGGCGAACGCGCCGCTGTCATCTACACGATCGTCGAGACCTGCAAAATGGGCGGCATCAACCCGCATGCCTACCTCGCAGACATCATCAATCGCATCGCCGATCATCCCGCAAACAAGATCGACGAACTCCTCCCCTGGAATTGGTCCTCCCAGCCATAGTGTCCACTTAAAACAATAGTGGACACTATCCAACTTCAGACCAAGCACTCCCCGCGGTCATCACGCCACGCTTACGATTATCTCGCTGTTCCACATCTTCTCGCGATGCCGGTAAACAGGCCTCGTCGTCTCCTCGCGGACAAGGGATATGATGCCGACAGCATCCGCCAGGAGCTTCTATTTCACGGCACACGCCCGGTTATCCCGCCGCGAGCAGGCCGCAAGAACCCACCGGCTTGCGACTATCATGCTTATAGGGATCGCAATCGCATCGAGCGGATGTTCAACCGGATCAAACAATTCCGCCGGATCGCCACCCGCTACGACAAAACCAAAACATCATATGCAGCGCTTCTAGCTATGGCTGCCGCAAAAATTTGGCTCCCATACTTTCTCGACAAGCTATAGATCGTTAAGCCGCCTATTCAGGATTTGTAATCCAAAGAGAGGGCTGATGCCGACTTTCATTTACCGAATTGAATATCGTGGGCACACCAAGTCCGTCCGTATTCGCAAGAGCAATCCTAAGGGATGGATTGGCCAAGTTGTCCAAGAGGCGTTTCCAGGTTTCGAAGTTACCGAACCGAGTCTGTTTAGCAAGATAATCCGCGCTGAACTTGCCCCTGACAAAACGCATGCGGGTAAGTGGCGACTTCAATGCAATGACGAGGGTTCGGGATTCAGCCTCAGTGTTGTGGAAACAAAAGATCGATAACGAAGCCTTGTTTGAGATCGACTTTGTCAACACGACCTAGAACGCTGACTTAATCGAAACAACAGCTCCCCCTGAAACGGGACCCCGGGGACGGGACCGGTGAATCTGCGTGGTTGAAAACGATTAGTTGATATGCTAATCGACGTACCAATAAGAACGACAGGGTGCGCGCATATCTCCTTAAGGACGGCGCGCGTTAGGAGACAAATGATGACGCAGGAAATGGCGCCTATCATACCCTTAAGTGAACCCCTACCCGAACAAGACACGGGGAAGAATGGCAGCCTGCGCAGTCCCACTTCGCGCTTCCGATCCGGTGGCTGGAACGTTGTTGCGCTAGGTTTTGCAGCACTGGCTCTCACCTATGCCGTGCGCGGTTCGGTTTCGGTGACGATGCCCGTGTGGCAGGCTGAATTTGGATGGTCTCGCCAGGCAATTTCCGGCGTTGCAGCAACGGCCCTTCTGGTGATGGCTGTAGTTGCTCCGCTAGCTGGTCGCCTCGTCGACAGGCGAGGCGCGAGTTCAATGATGAGCTGGGGAATGGTTGCAGTTTCCATTGGCACCCTTGCCACCGCGGCGGCGCAACCAGGCGAGACATCGTGGCTACTTCCGTTGGGCTTTGCGGGAATCGGCGCGCTCGGCTTCGGTCTTGTCGCGCAACACGTCGTAGCCGCTGCAATAGCACAACAGGTCTCCGTAAATCGCGGGCTGGCGATTGGTGTGGGGACGGCGGGATCGACTGCTGGGCAGTTGGTGTTAATGCCGCTGCTCGCCTTCTTGACGCAGGCGGGCCATTGGAGGATGTCGTTCCTCTTAATGGCATTCGTGTGTTTTGCGTTGGTACCGTTGGTATGGCTTGCCCTTCGGGACCCAGTGGCGAAACCCGCTCGCTTGGCTGAGAGTGATAGCCATCGTGGAGACCTTAAGGGCGACCTGCGCACCTTAGCGCGTGCGCCGGTTTTTCATGCAATATTTTGGAGCTACACGATCTGCGGCTTCACAACGAGCGGAGTCATCGAGACACACCTGATCCCCTACTCGGCGTTGTGCGGGTTTGCGCCTGTTCCGAGTGCTGCTGCCTATGGCATCCTGTCTGCGGTCAATCTCTTCGGAATGATCGCCGCAGGCTGGTTGTCAGATCGGGTCCACGGGCCATTTCTCTTGTCAGCAATTTACGCCGCGCGAGCCATTGCGTTCTTGTTGTTGCTGCACGTCGCTGACAATTACTCACTGCTGATTACGTTCGCCATCCTGTTTGGTCTTTTTGATTACTCAACCGTGCCGGTTACCGCCAGCATCTTACAGGCTCGGCTCGGGCTTAGATTGTTGGGGCTTTCAATGGGCGTTCTTTCTGCCGGGCACGCAATTGGCGGTGCTGTTGGTGCGTGGGCAGGCGGAGCCGTGTTTGATCAAACCGGCTCCTACGATCTTCTGTGGATCGGATCGATCCTTTCGGCTTTGGTCGCGGCCGCACTGGTCATTGGCATTAGAGGCCGGGGGAGGGATCTGCCTCTAGGCTCGAACGCGTAATGCTTGTCGACTTTTTCCGTTGCTGGCGATCACGCTGTAGTTTGGGCATCACCTCTGCTTGGAGGTGTCGCGTGAAAACGCGTCTCCACACGCAAATCCGAACAGCCGGATCCCAGAGGAAGCTTTGCAAGAATGCTTCGCTTCTCCTGCTGCCGGAGGGGGTGTTGGAAACCAGCTGTGTCAACGACATGTACTGTCGATGACACTCCGAAGCATCGACATCGCATTGTGAAGCTCATCGACGCGAATGTATTCGTCCGGCTTGTGCGCCCTGTTGATGTCTCCGGGTCCGCAGATGATCGCGGGAATTCCCACCGCTTGGAATAGACCCGCCTCGGTGCCGTAACTTACAGCATCGACCGAGGCCGTTCCCGTCGCTTGTTCAAGAAGCCTGGTTAAAGGGGCAGATTCTTCAAGCAGTAGTGCCGGATAATGTGAGAGGCGCTCAACATTCGTTTTGAACCCTATTGCTTCGAGACGCGGCAAAATCTCTAGGACGCCGTTGGCTAGATCGAGCGGGTCGGCACCGGGAATAGCACGGACCTCCATCTCCAATTCCGCGTGCGCCGGGATGATATTCAGCGCAGAGCCTCCGCTGCACAATCCGATCTGCAATGTTGAGTATGGAGGATCAAATCGCGGATCCCGCAACGAAACTTTTAGGTTGCTTTCGTGTTGCAATGCCTGTGCCATCACACGTGACATGGCGTGAATCGCGTTTAACCCAAGGTCTGGGCGGGAGGAATGTCCAGCTCGGCCTGTGATCGAAACGCGTACAGCTGCTTTCCCTTTGTGTGCCCGCACCGGTACCATTCCGCTTGGCTCGCCGACTATGCAGCCGAGCGGCTTCGCGCAGAGATGAGGCAACTCTTTAATGAGGTGTGGTACGCCGCGGCAGCCCGCCTCTTCGTCGTAAGAAAGGGCGATGTGGACAGGTCGTTTCAGCAGCTCCGGCTTCAGTTCCGGCACAACTGCAAGAACTGAAGCCAAGAAACCCTTCATGTCACTCGTGCCGCGCCCATAAAGCAGGTCGCCATCAACGCGCAATTGGAAAGGATCTGATGTCCATTCAGCGCGGGCAGCAGGGACAACGTCCATATGGCCCGACAGCACGATGCCGGGTTGACCAACAGGGCCGACACTAACGAAGAGATTCGATCTATCGCCCTCTGGACCAACGATTTCGGTAATCCTGGCGTCGTATGGAGCCAAATAGCCTTTCAACCAAGAAATTACCGCGTGATTTGATTTTCCCACCACCGAAGGGATCTCGACGAGAGCACGTAGTAAATCGACAACATCAGCCATGGATGCTCCCTATTGGCTCAGGAAATTATGCTATGAAGTTGGGCCGCCCAGCGCCTACCCGGACTGGTTCATGGTGACATAGATCTTCTTCATCGTTTCGATCGTTCGCCATGTACCGACAAAACCCGGCTTCATCACGAAACTGTCGCCCGCTCGGTAAATCACAGCATCCTTACCGTCCTCGGTAATCTCGACGACTCCTTCGAGGATGTAGCAGAATTCGTAATTGGTGCCCTTGCGGGAGATATTCTTGCCAGGTTCAGCCTGAAAAACGCCCGTGTTCACCCTCCCGTTGTATGTATCTTGCTCCCAGGTCGTGAGTAGCGGGTCGCCCTCGAGGCGCCTGTCGTCTGAAATTCTGGACTGCCGACCGTCCGAGAGATTCTTGGTGTTGATCGTCTTTAACAGCGACATATTTTCCCTCTTCGTATTCTGTTTGCGGTTAGATTTTTATGAGAACGCTCTTCTGGCGGCGGTTTGATCTGAAGGCTTCCTTCCCCAAATCCTTGCCAATTCCTGACGCCTTGTAACCTCCAGTCGGGAGGATGTGATCGCGCGACCGGCCGTAGCGGTTCACCCATACCGTGCCTGCTTCGATCTGTTTCACCGCGCGCATGGCCTGCGACAGATCCTGCGTATAGACGCCAGCGGCGAGACCGTAGGTGGAATGTCGGCTCAACGCGTAAGCTTCATTCTCATCGCTGAAAGTCTGTACGGTGACCACCGGGCCGAAGATTTCCTCAGTGAGTGCCGGCGAGTCAGCCGCAACGCCGGCGAGAATGGTGGGCTCGAAAAAATAGCCGGTTCTGTCGAGCCGTTTCCCTCCGAGGACGCATTCCGCTCCATGGGCAACCGCCGCTTCAACAATTCCATGTATGCGGTTTATCTGACGTTCGGAGATGATTGGTGAGTAGTTGGTTGCCGAATCCCAGGTCAGTCCTGGCTGGTGCTTGGACATTTCTCTTTTCAACGCAGCCATAAATGCGTCTTCTGCGGTTTTCGCGACAATCACTCGAGATCCGGCCACGCAAGTTTGACCGGCATTCAGAAGAATGCCACGTGCGACGCAATGTGCGGCTACTTCGATATCGGCAGAAGCGAATACCACCTGCGGGCTTTTCCCCCCGAGCTCTAGCGTCACGGGCTTTATCTGTGCACCAGCGATGTTTCTTAGTATTGCTCCTCCCGCGACGGTCGAGCCTGTGAAGCTAATTTTGGCTATTCCAGGGTGAGCGACGAGGTGGGCGCCGGTTGTAAGGCCGTCTCCAAGGACGATGTTGATTATGCCTGCGGGGATGCCAGCCTCAGTTCCGAGCTCGGCCAAAAAGAGTGTTGAAAACGGAGTGTGTTCTGATGGCTTCAATACGATAGCATTTCCGGCAGCAAGCGCAGGGCCGATCTTCCACCCTGCCATCGACAGCGGCACGTTCCAGGGCGTGATCGCGCCGACCACCCCGTAAGGTTCACTCAAGATCATGCCCAGGTGATCGCTGTCCGTCGGGACGACGTCGCCACCTTCTTTGTCCGCGAATTCCGCGAAAAAGCGAATTTGCTCCGCGGTGACCGCCGCGTCGATAGAAACAGATTCTGCAATCGGCCGTGTCGATGCTATCGATTCAAGCTGGCCCAGACGCTGAGCATTTGTTTCGATGAGACTGGCCCAGCGCTTTAATATGTTCGCGCGCTCTGTCGGTCGACATGTCGTCCAGCCTGAACGTTGTAGTGCTGCCGCAGCGCTTGTAACCGCAAGATCGACAACTTCGTCGTCAGCCACAGGAGAAGCTGCATAGGCGAACGCGTCAGAAGGTCTTAGCAGTTCGATCAGCGGTACTCCGGTCAAATAGCGTCCATTGATCCAATGGCCTTTGGGGAGGGGGACGTTGCGTGGGTCAAAGGTAGCGGTCATCAGCGAACTGCCTGACTATGTAGAAGAATCGGCATGGTGGTCACATCATTTCCGGGCGGCGGATTGCGGACCCATCGCTAAATCGTTCAAGGCTGTAGGGTGCGACGTCAGTGAATGGCGTCTCGTTAAGCACCATTTCGGTGATTAGTCGGCCAGTTCCGGGGCCGAGGGTAAACCCGTGGCCGCTGAATCCGGCAGCAACGATAAAGCCATTGAGGTTCGCTACTTTTGAGACGATCGGAACAAGGTCGGGAGTGGTATCGATCATCCCGCCCCAAGAAGCGGCGGCTTTTATGCCACCCAGCTCCGGATAATCCGTTGTCAGGTTTTTGATCGCCAAATCGACAAGTTTCTTGTTCGGCAAAGGATCCAGGATACGGATCTTTTCAAACGGTGAGATCTCGTCGAACTCCCATTTTCCCGCCGCTTCTGGTCCGTTCCAGAAACTGCTGTTGATGCGATAACTCAGCTTCTTGGTGAGATTGCTTTGATACATCTGATAGAATTTGGTGGCGTACCGAAGCCCTTGCGGTGCAATGTTGACCGTCCCATAGCCCGGAACAGCCACGGTATACGCACCGTCGATCCTGCGCCGAAGAGCATAGTTGGGCGTGAAAATGCAGCCTGCCTGAAGAACGTTCTTGGCGATGGTGGTTCGCAGCGCGGTGCCTTCGACGTTTGCGATCGGAACATCGATGCCGTGGCGACGGGAAAACCGAGAACTCCAAGCGCCTCCGGCACATACGACAGCGCTGCATTTGATCAGGCCTTGCTCGGTCCAGACACCAGCGACATCACGGCCCTTGATTTCCAGCCCGCGAGCCGCACAGTTCTGCAGGAGGTGCACTCCAAGCTTTTTGGCTCCCTCAGCGATCGCTGGAACCGCAAGGCTTGGTTCTGCTTTGCCGTCCGTCGGAGACCAGACGCCGCCCAACCATGATCGATTGTTTCC
The nucleotide sequence above comes from Ensifer adhaerens. Encoded proteins:
- the tnpB gene encoding IS66 family insertion sequence element accessory protein TnpB (TnpB, as the term is used for proteins encoded by IS66 family insertion elements, is considered an accessory protein, since TnpC, encoded by a neighboring gene, is a DDE family transposase.), with product MIQIAAGTKVYLACRPVDMRRGFDGLSAEVANTLNADPYSGHLFLFRGKRGGYLKALYWDGTGMCLFAKRLEHGKFVWPSIVDGVLQMSAAQLSLLVEGMDWRRTRMPDALPKPAMV
- the tnpC gene encoding IS66 family transposase — translated: MSLVASDPLAELEELRALTAQLQAELYAKNLYIEKLKAQLATLKRARFGRSSEKLDRLIEQLELTITDLEETEAQAGVEQRQDCSSLLPPTVAAKMKSPLGRKPLPAHLPSETITHPPVCSCPKCGGTVFSKIGTDEREVLEYVPSHFKRVVHLRPKMSCRACETIVQAPMPSLPIERGRPGPNLLAHVLVSKYCDHLPLHRQSDIYAREGIDLDRSTLAGWVGAMAALLKILSERIGAHVRAGETVHADDTPVPVLDPGRGKTKTGRLWTVVRDERPWGSTVPPAAFYAYSPDRKGERAHQLLSECRGFLHADAYAGFDKLYEGHELTGQTRLTQVMCWAHARRDLYNEFLRNRSPAAEQALNLISDLFAIEAEVNGACPQMRLATRQARSVPVLDALKRHLDGTLARISGKSEFAKAIRYITSRWQAFTVYATDGRLEMSNNAAERAIRPLALGRKNYLFSGSDAGGERAAVIYTIVETCKMGGINPHAYLADIINRIADHPANKIDELLPWNWSSQP
- a CDS encoding MFS transporter → MTQEMAPIIPLSEPLPEQDTGKNGSLRSPTSRFRSGGWNVVALGFAALALTYAVRGSVSVTMPVWQAEFGWSRQAISGVAATALLVMAVVAPLAGRLVDRRGASSMMSWGMVAVSIGTLATAAAQPGETSWLLPLGFAGIGALGFGLVAQHVVAAAIAQQVSVNRGLAIGVGTAGSTAGQLVLMPLLAFLTQAGHWRMSFLLMAFVCFALVPLVWLALRDPVAKPARLAESDSHRGDLKGDLRTLARAPVFHAIFWSYTICGFTTSGVIETHLIPYSALCGFAPVPSAAAYGILSAVNLFGMIAAGWLSDRVHGPFLLSAIYAARAIAFLLLLHVADNYSLLITFAILFGLFDYSTVPVTASILQARLGLRLLGLSMGVLSAGHAIGGAVGAWAGGAVFDQTGSYDLLWIGSILSALVAAALVIGIRGRGRDLPLGSNA
- the argE gene encoding acetylornithine deacetylase; the protein is MADVVDLLRALVEIPSVVGKSNHAVISWLKGYLAPYDARITEIVGPEGDRSNLFVSVGPVGQPGIVLSGHMDVVPAARAEWTSDPFQLRVDGDLLYGRGTSDMKGFLASVLAVVPELKPELLKRPVHIALSYDEEAGCRGVPHLIKELPHLCAKPLGCIVGEPSGMVPVRAHKGKAAVRVSITGRAGHSSRPDLGLNAIHAMSRVMAQALQHESNLKVSLRDPRFDPPYSTLQIGLCSGGSALNIIPAHAELEMEVRAIPGADPLDLANGVLEILPRLEAIGFKTNVERLSHYPALLLEESAPLTRLLEQATGTASVDAVSYGTEAGLFQAVGIPAIICGPGDINRAHKPDEYIRVDELHNAMSMLRSVIDSTCR
- a CDS encoding cupin domain-containing protein, whose product is MSLLKTINTKNLSDGRQSRISDDRRLEGDPLLTTWEQDTYNGRVNTGVFQAEPGKNISRKGTNYEFCYILEGVVEITEDGKDAVIYRAGDSFVMKPGFVGTWRTIETMKKIYVTMNQSG
- a CDS encoding aldehyde dehydrogenase family protein encodes the protein MTATFDPRNVPLPKGHWINGRYLTGVPLIELLRPSDAFAYAASPVADDEVVDLAVTSAAAALQRSGWTTCRPTERANILKRWASLIETNAQRLGQLESIASTRPIAESVSIDAAVTAEQIRFFAEFADKEGGDVVPTDSDHLGMILSEPYGVVGAITPWNVPLSMAGWKIGPALAAGNAIVLKPSEHTPFSTLFLAELGTEAGIPAGIINIVLGDGLTTGAHLVAHPGIAKISFTGSTVAGGAILRNIAGAQIKPVTLELGGKSPQVVFASADIEVAAHCVARGILLNAGQTCVAGSRVIVAKTAEDAFMAALKREMSKHQPGLTWDSATNYSPIISERQINRIHGIVEAAVAHGAECVLGGKRLDRTGYFFEPTILAGVAADSPALTEEIFGPVVTVQTFSDENEAYALSRHSTYGLAAGVYTQDLSQAMRAVKQIEAGTVWVNRYGRSRDHILPTGGYKASGIGKDLGKEAFRSNRRQKSVLIKI
- a CDS encoding NAD(P)/FAD-dependent oxidoreductase, with the translated sequence MPIQLETVQSSTVFPKQVDVVVIGAGVIGTCAAYELARRGVSVALLEKGVVGGEQSSRNWGWIRQQNRELPELPLAIYSVRRWDELSAEIGRDLGFRREGILFCTDKQEELARWEKWGNAARQQGFNCEILTAKQTESRSEGNNRSWLGGVWSPTDGKAEPSLAVPAIAEGAKKLGVHLLQNCAARGLEIKGRDVAGVWTEQGLIKCSAVVCAGGAWSSRFSRRHGIDVPIANVEGTALRTTIAKNVLQAGCIFTPNYALRRRIDGAYTVAVPGYGTVNIAPQGLRYATKFYQMYQSNLTKKLSYRINSSFWNGPEAAGKWEFDEISPFEKIRILDPLPNKKLVDLAIKNLTTDYPELGGIKAAASWGGMIDTTPDLVPIVSKVANLNGFIVAAGFSGHGFTLGPGTGRLITEMVLNETPFTDVAPYSLERFSDGSAIRRPEMM